In a genomic window of Aeromonas veronii:
- a CDS encoding energy transducer TonB has translation MRYLISLAVSCVVVFFLFLGMNKLITPDHRELVEKDDVTMTDFIRLKPQETLQEKQRELPKPPPPKRPPPPPEMEVASTDRPKMDSAPMDMPKLDIPVNIGGGNALGAYSTGGGGGGVGGNNGAIPLATFEPMMPRKAALAGLASGKVLVEFTVTDRGTVSNVRIVKEEPRSYDLGKEARKTIAKWTFKPAMVDGKPQASRMQQEIEFAVN, from the coding sequence TGTTTCTGGGAATGAACAAGCTGATCACACCGGATCACCGGGAGCTGGTGGAGAAGGATGACGTCACCATGACCGATTTCATCCGCCTCAAGCCCCAGGAGACCCTGCAAGAGAAACAGCGGGAGCTGCCCAAACCGCCGCCGCCCAAGCGTCCGCCGCCCCCTCCCGAGATGGAAGTGGCCAGCACCGATCGGCCGAAGATGGATAGCGCACCGATGGACATGCCCAAGCTCGACATCCCGGTCAACATCGGTGGTGGCAACGCGCTGGGTGCCTACAGCACCGGCGGCGGTGGCGGCGGAGTCGGTGGCAACAACGGTGCCATTCCGCTGGCGACCTTCGAACCCATGATGCCCCGCAAGGCGGCACTGGCGGGGCTGGCCTCCGGCAAGGTGCTGGTGGAGTTCACTGTCACTGATCGCGGTACTGTCAGCAACGTGCGGATCGTCAAGGAAGAGCCGCGCAGCTATGACCTCGGCAAAGAGGCGCGCAAAACCATCGCCAAGTGGACGTTTAAACCGGCCATGGTGGATGGCAAGCCGCAGGCGAGCCGGATGCAGCAAGAAATCGAGTTTGCGGTCAACTAA
- a CDS encoding L,D-transpeptidase family protein codes for MNPLRIAASALLCTLALVSQQAAAVEYRLPAANSRLIGENQEYVVPADNRPLEQIAADFQLGLTNIMEANPGVDPYLPTAGSTLIIPHQLILPNAPREGIVINVAEMRLYYYPKGKNVVEVLPIGIGQLGADTPENWITKVERKRANPTWTPTENIRRRYAAQGKTLPAVWPAGPDNPMGLHALYIGNLYAIHGTNATFGIGLRVSSGCVRLRADDIKYLFDNVPVGTRVQFVNQPVKTTVEPDGGRYMEVHEPLSRNEEEFNSTASAPLPMTPAITRFIAHVESDSNVVKQVLEQRTGMPTRINP; via the coding sequence ATGAATCCCCTTCGCATTGCCGCTTCGGCCCTTTTATGCACACTTGCGCTGGTCAGCCAGCAGGCTGCCGCCGTCGAGTACCGTCTGCCTGCGGCCAACAGCCGCCTGATCGGTGAAAACCAGGAATACGTGGTGCCTGCGGACAACCGTCCGCTGGAGCAGATCGCTGCTGATTTCCAGCTGGGTCTGACCAACATCATGGAAGCCAACCCGGGTGTAGATCCCTATCTGCCCACCGCGGGTAGCACCCTGATCATCCCCCACCAGCTGATCCTGCCCAACGCTCCCCGCGAAGGGATCGTCATCAACGTCGCCGAGATGCGTCTCTACTACTACCCGAAAGGCAAGAACGTGGTGGAAGTACTGCCCATAGGTATCGGTCAGCTGGGTGCCGATACCCCGGAAAACTGGATCACCAAGGTCGAGCGCAAGCGCGCCAACCCGACTTGGACCCCGACTGAAAACATCCGTCGCCGCTACGCCGCCCAGGGCAAGACCCTGCCTGCGGTCTGGCCGGCCGGCCCTGACAACCCCATGGGTCTGCACGCGCTCTACATCGGCAACCTCTATGCCATTCACGGCACCAACGCTACGTTCGGCATCGGTCTGCGGGTGAGCAGCGGTTGCGTGCGTCTGCGCGCTGACGATATCAAGTATCTGTTCGACAACGTGCCGGTCGGCACCCGCGTCCAGTTCGTCAATCAGCCGGTCAAGACCACGGTCGAGCCGGATGGCGGTCGCTACATGGAAGTACACGAGCCGCTGTCACGCAACGAAGAGGAGTTCAACTCCACTGCCTCAGCGCCGCTCCCGATGACTCCGGCCATCACCCGCTTTATCGCCCACGTCGAGTCTGACTCCAACGTGGTCAAGCAGGTGCTGGAACAGCGTACTGGTA
- a CDS encoding tetratricopeptide repeat protein produces the protein MNKLHKMILAPVAMAVLLSTASWAAEQPTLSDRAYRAVNKAQELITEKKYGEANAKLQDALSGAGERVYDKGVILQTLGFVAAQQEKYGQATKYFADAIATGGLPPPVAQQVRYNLAQLYMAEGNYQGSIKTMKEWFANQGKDDKPNSHAYITLANAHVQLKQYRDAIPAVDQAIKLSAGKAPESWYLLKMGAHYELKQYKPATEVLTSLVNMFPEKKKYWTQLSAMHMQAGNDGKALAALESAYNLGMLTEAAELQRLANYLAFTGIPHRAARVMEKGMKEGVIEQSASNYKTLANYWHQAKELDPAIDTLAKSYQLAPNAELQLKMARMMIQSKRYQDLVALAAKPAANANGEQRADLKFLTGVAYFEQQKPKEALNAFTQAAQNGNVSGRASPWISFLKEQSGTGAAAVQ, from the coding sequence ATGAACAAGTTACACAAGATGATCCTCGCCCCGGTCGCCATGGCGGTGCTGCTCAGCACCGCCAGTTGGGCCGCCGAGCAGCCGACCCTGTCGGATCGGGCCTATCGGGCGGTCAACAAGGCGCAGGAGCTGATCACCGAGAAGAAATACGGTGAGGCCAATGCCAAGTTGCAAGATGCACTCTCCGGCGCGGGCGAGCGGGTCTACGACAAGGGGGTCATATTGCAGACCCTCGGTTTCGTAGCCGCCCAGCAGGAGAAATACGGCCAGGCGACCAAGTACTTTGCCGATGCCATCGCGACAGGCGGCCTGCCGCCACCGGTGGCCCAGCAGGTGCGCTACAACCTGGCCCAGCTCTATATGGCTGAGGGTAATTATCAGGGCTCGATCAAGACCATGAAGGAGTGGTTTGCCAACCAGGGCAAGGATGACAAGCCCAACTCCCATGCCTATATCACCCTGGCCAACGCCCACGTGCAGCTCAAACAGTACCGTGACGCGATCCCGGCGGTGGATCAGGCGATCAAGCTCTCGGCAGGTAAAGCGCCGGAGTCCTGGTATCTGTTGAAGATGGGCGCCCACTACGAGCTGAAACAGTACAAACCGGCGACCGAGGTGCTGACTTCTCTGGTCAACATGTTCCCGGAGAAGAAGAAGTACTGGACCCAGCTCTCGGCCATGCATATGCAGGCGGGTAACGATGGCAAGGCACTGGCGGCGCTGGAGTCGGCCTACAACCTCGGCATGTTGACCGAGGCCGCCGAGCTGCAGCGGTTGGCCAACTATCTCGCCTTCACCGGCATTCCCCATCGCGCGGCACGGGTGATGGAGAAGGGGATGAAGGAGGGGGTGATTGAGCAGAGTGCCAGCAACTACAAGACCCTGGCCAACTACTGGCATCAGGCCAAGGAGCTGGATCCGGCTATCGACACCCTGGCCAAATCTTACCAGCTGGCTCCGAATGCCGAATTGCAGCTGAAAATGGCGCGCATGATGATCCAGAGCAAGCGCTATCAGGATTTGGTGGCACTAGCGGCCAAACCGGCAGCCAATGCGAATGGTGAGCAGCGTGCGGATCTCAAGTTCCTGACCGGGGTCGCCTATTTTGAGCAACAAAAGCCGAAGGAGGCCCTCAACGCCTTCACCCAGGCGGCTCAGAATGGCAACGTCAGCGGCCGGGCATCCCCGTGGATCAGCTTCCTCAAGGAGCAGAGTGGCACAGGGGCGGCGGCCGTCCAGTAA